A single region of the Aquarana catesbeiana isolate 2022-GZ linkage group LG07, ASM4218655v1, whole genome shotgun sequence genome encodes:
- the TTC4 gene encoding tetratricopeptide repeat protein 4 gives MDPKPEEEDETMEQFMDKFRTQKYKGAFNEERWEEEFDKVPMFMKKVPDEVKAENTPELACLQSILTDDPEELARSCKEEGNDYFKEKHYKKAIEAYTEGIKKNSKDQELNAVLYTNRAAAQFYLGNYRSSLNDAVAARKQKPDHLKAIIRGVLCYIEIKNYLEALKWCDEGLRINPSEKKLLEMRTKADKLQRAADRDARKMKLTEKKKQMENNSLLNAIKSRGIRLQEQRSNDDEETTYSITSSEDATGTRVFLNENGRLSWPVLFFYPEHSQTDFISAFLEDSRLLDHLTAMFSEDLPPWDTERKYLAPNLEVYFEDEDSECFYQVDPKSTLLEIMQHSRFRVKAGTPSFLIFVKQSPFCRKYFSDKKLQRIC, from the exons ATGGATCCTAAGCCAGAAGAGGAAGATGAAACCATGGAGCAGTTTATGGATAAATTCCGCACCCAAAAATACAAGGGAGCCTTTAATGAAGAACGGTGGGAGGAG GAATTTGATAAGGTTCCCATGTTCATGAAGAAAGTTCCTGATGAAGTCAAAGCAGAGAACACCCCGGAGCTGGCTTGTCTGCAGTCAATTTTGACTGATGATCCTGAAG AACTGGCCagatcctgcaaagaagaaggCAATGACTATTTTAAGGAGAAGCATTACAAGAAAGCCATTGAGGCATATACAGAGGGCATCAAGAAAAACAGCAAAGACCAGGAGCTGAATGCCGTCTTGTACACCAACAGGGCAGCAGCACAGTTTTATTTAG GTAACTACCGCTCATCTCTTAATGATGCAGTTGCTGCAAGAAAACAGAAACCAGACCACCTAAAGGCCATAATTCgag GTGTTTTATGTTACATAGAAATAAAGAATTATTTAGAAGCTTTGAAGTGGTGCGATGAAGGTTTACGGATCAACCCAAGTGAGAAAAAGCTGTTGGAAATGAGAACAAAGGCAGATAAACTGCAG AGGGCAGCAGACAGAGATGCCAGGAAAATGAAACTGACTGAAAAGAAGAAACAGATGGAAAATAACTCTCTGCTCAATGCCATTAAG TCTCGAGGGATAAGGTTGCAAGAACAAAGAAGCAATGATGACGAAGAGACAACTTATAGCATTACCTCCTCGGAAGATGCAACTGGAACTCGGGTGTTTTTGAATGAGAATGGTCGTCTTAGCTGGCCGGTGTTGTTTTTTTACCCAGAGCACAGTCAGACAGACTTTATCTCTGCATTTCTTGAGGACTCCAG GTTACTTGATCATCTAACAGCAATGTTCTCTGAGGATTTGCCCCCATGGGACACAGAAAGAAAATACCTTGCTCCAAATCTAGAG GTTTACTTTGAGGATGAAGACTCTGAGTGTTTCTACCAGGTGGATCCAAAGAGCACCTTGCTGGAAATCATGCAGCACAGCAG ATTTCGTGTGAAAGCTGGAACTCCatcatttttaatatttgtaaaGCAATCTCCCTTCTGTAGGAAATACTTTTCAGATAAGAAATTACAGAGGATATGCTGA
- the PARS2 gene encoding probable proline--tRNA ligase, mitochondrial has translation MVRLLRISLPHLVASRYHYHNAGHRSRHLVSKIYNPGNLWKESSSELQQQSNEPTSRSQRLMTKAGLIQPSSPGCFHYMPYTVRAMEKLIRLVDHAMQEIGGQKMDMTTLCSAALWKQSGRWDLVGKELFCLMDRHNQEYCLGPTHEESVTHLVATEGGISQKQLPLLLYQITRKFRDEKRPCFGLLRGREFYMKDMYTFDITEEAAYQTYNNVCKAYCKLFHTLGLKYVKVQADTGNIGGKTSHEYHLPARIGEDRLMVCGSCDFAANVETLKDEEENCPVCSGKLVESKGIEIGHTFYLGTKYSLVFNAVCYDSQSKPTIAEMGCYGIGISRLLAASIEVLSTEEDIHWPGLIAPYQICLIPPKKGSKEIAALPAAEELYDAICAVHHLRDEVVLDDRDHLTIGKRLREAHMMGYPYIIIVGKKALDSSPQFEVQNHKTGEVQFLSREGVLSFVQEIQVV, from the coding sequence ATGGTGAGACTGCTGAGAATATCGTTACCCCACCTTGTGGCCAGTAGATATCATTACCACAATGCAGGCCACAGAAGTCGCCATTTAGTCTCTAAAATTTATAATCCAGGAAACCTCTGGAAAGAAAGTTCTTCAGAACTGCAGCAACAATCCAACGAGCCGACCAGCAGGAGTCAGAGACTGATGACCAAAGCAGGCTTAATACAGCCCTCTAGCCCTGGCTGTTTCCATTACATGCCATACACTGTACGAGCCATGGAGAAGCTAATTCGCCTTGTCGATCATGCCATGCAGGAGATTGGCGGACAGAAGATGGACATGACTACCCTTTGCTCCGCCGCGCTTTGGAAACAAAGTGGACGCTGGGATTTAGTTGGAAAGGAACTGTTCTGTTTGATGGACAGACACAACCAGGAATACTGCTTGGGGCCAACACATGAAGAGTCTGTTACCCACCTTGTTGCCACAGAAGGGGGTATTAGCCAAAAACAGCTTCCCCTGCTGCTCTACCAGATCACACGGAAATTCAGAGATGAAAAGAGGCCATGCTTTGGCTTGCTGCGCGGCAGGGAGTTTTACATGAAGGACATGTATACGTTTGACATCACTGAGGAAGCTGCCTACCAAACGTACAACAACGTGTGCAAGGCCTACTGCAAACTTTTCCACACTCTTGGCCTGAAGTATGTCAAAGTCCAGGCAGATACAGGAAACATTGGTGGGAAAACATCACATGAATACCACTTACCTGCCAGGATTGGTGAAGACAGATTAATGGTGTGTGGGAGTTGTGACTTTGCAGCCAATGTGGAGACCTTGAAGGACGAGGAGGAGAACTGTCCGGTATGTTCAGGAAAACTGGTGGAGAGCAAAGGCATTGAGATAGGGCACACGTTCTATCTGGGAACCAAGTACTCCCTTGTGTTTAATGCAGTCTGTTATGATTCACAGAGCAAACCCACCATTGCTGAAATGGGATGCTATGGCATTGGCATATCAAGACTTTTGGCAGCATCTATAGAAGTCCTTTCCACTGAGGAGGATATTCACTGGCCGGGTTTAATTGCCCCATACCAGATCTGTCTCATTCCCCCTAAAAAGGGAAGCAAAGAGATTGCAGCATTACCAGCAGCAGAGGAACTCTATGATGCCATATGTGCAGTCCATCATTTGAGAGATGAGGTAGTTCTAGATGATCGGGACCATTTGACTATAGGAAAAAGACTGAGGGAAGCCCATATGATGGGCTATCCATATATAATCATAGTGGGCAAAAAGGCTTTGGACAGTTCACCACAGTTTGAAGTGCAAAATCACAAAACTGGGGAGGTCCAGTTCCTCTCTAGGGAAGGCGTGCTAAGCTTTGTGCAAGAAATCCAGGTGGtctaa